In one Rhopalosiphum padi isolate XX-2018 chromosome 3, ASM2088224v1, whole genome shotgun sequence genomic region, the following are encoded:
- the LOC132924684 gene encoding P2R1A-PPP2R2A-interacting phosphatase regulator 1 isoform X2, which produces MSVKDSPIVKMDVDCPSNLKRSNSAPMINDINASIAGSPCATLSRENTCNIFLRNVQPRFRRFSTSGSPHNVMPNTSPKLVHRVNQLRQEETVDMINREVAHEREIHSAMQISQSWEDLSIMIDSPTKTDEGQFGKQPGGMYGRSNVYDPLHLNFSMTSAPSSPSPTRSLRHCVSPSLFKPNLSPSPTRKTFTSGRSLSPISMRPSTLGPVKRKCDMDDYEPIPKKWGLLITNNRPEPMQVAGIVPTTMNATLVTDSICSSSGDSSNSNHSFSFRPLQSLMDESKSNSQ; this is translated from the exons ATGTCCGTCAAAGACAGCCCTATCGTCAAGATGGACGTGGACTGCCCGTCGAACCTCAAGAGATCCAACAGTGCGCCTATGATCAACGATATTAATGCTTCCATTGCCGGATCGCCGTGCGCAACTCTGTCGAG AGAAAATACGTGTAACATATTTTTACGAAATGTACAACCACGCTTCCGTAGATTTAGCACAAGTGGAAGTCCTCATAATGTAATGCCAAAT actTCACCAAAATTAGTTCATAGAGTTAATCAGCTGCGACAGGAAGAAACTGTTGATATGATTAATAGAGAAGTGGCTCATGAAAGAGAAATACACTCTGCCATGCAAATATCACAATCATGGGAAGATTTATCTATCATGATTGATTCACCAACAAAG acagaTGAAGGACAATTTGGTAAACAGCCTGGCGGAATGTATGGTAGATCTAATGTATATGATCCActgcatttaaatttttcaatgacTTCTGCTCCATCATCGCCATCGCCAACCAGATCATTGAGACATTGCGTATCACCATCACTTTTCAAACCCAATTTATCCCCTAGTCCTACTCGTAAAACTTTTACATCAGg ACGAAGCTTGAGCCCTATTTCAATGCGTCCTAGCACTTTAGGACCTGTTAAAAGGAAATGTGACATGGACGACTATGAACCAATTCCAAAGAAATGGGGATTACTGATTACCAATAACAG gccTGAACCAATGCAAGTGGCCGGTATTGTTCCTACAACAATGAATGCAACTTTAGTTACAGATTCCATATGTAGCAGCAGTGGTGATTCTTCTAACAGTAACCATTCATTTTCCTTTAGACCATTGCAATCTCTAATGGATGAATCAAAAAGTAATTCCcaataa
- the LOC132924684 gene encoding P2R1A-PPP2R2A-interacting phosphatase regulator 1 isoform X1 — MSVKDSPIVKMDVDCPSNLKRSNSAPMINDINASIAGSPCATLSRENTCNIFLRNVQPRFRRFSTSGSPHNVMPNTSPKLVHRVNQLRQEETVDMINREVAHEREIHSAMQISQSWEDLSIMIDSPTKTDEGQFGKQPGGMYGRSNVYDPLHLNFSMTSAPSSPSPTRSLRHCVSPSLFKPNLSPSPTRKTFTSGLCFRRSLSPISMRPSTLGPVKRKCDMDDYEPIPKKWGLLITNNRPEPMQVAGIVPTTMNATLVTDSICSSSGDSSNSNHSFSFRPLQSLMDESKSNSQ, encoded by the exons ATGTCCGTCAAAGACAGCCCTATCGTCAAGATGGACGTGGACTGCCCGTCGAACCTCAAGAGATCCAACAGTGCGCCTATGATCAACGATATTAATGCTTCCATTGCCGGATCGCCGTGCGCAACTCTGTCGAG AGAAAATACGTGTAACATATTTTTACGAAATGTACAACCACGCTTCCGTAGATTTAGCACAAGTGGAAGTCCTCATAATGTAATGCCAAAT actTCACCAAAATTAGTTCATAGAGTTAATCAGCTGCGACAGGAAGAAACTGTTGATATGATTAATAGAGAAGTGGCTCATGAAAGAGAAATACACTCTGCCATGCAAATATCACAATCATGGGAAGATTTATCTATCATGATTGATTCACCAACAAAG acagaTGAAGGACAATTTGGTAAACAGCCTGGCGGAATGTATGGTAGATCTAATGTATATGATCCActgcatttaaatttttcaatgacTTCTGCTCCATCATCGCCATCGCCAACCAGATCATTGAGACATTGCGTATCACCATCACTTTTCAAACCCAATTTATCCCCTAGTCCTACTCGTAAAACTTTTACATCAGg TTTATGTTTTAGACGAAGCTTGAGCCCTATTTCAATGCGTCCTAGCACTTTAGGACCTGTTAAAAGGAAATGTGACATGGACGACTATGAACCAATTCCAAAGAAATGGGGATTACTGATTACCAATAACAG gccTGAACCAATGCAAGTGGCCGGTATTGTTCCTACAACAATGAATGCAACTTTAGTTACAGATTCCATATGTAGCAGCAGTGGTGATTCTTCTAACAGTAACCATTCATTTTCCTTTAGACCATTGCAATCTCTAATGGATGAATCAAAAAGTAATTCCcaataa